The following proteins come from a genomic window of Canis aureus isolate CA01 chromosome 3, VMU_Caureus_v.1.0, whole genome shotgun sequence:
- the C3H16orf95 gene encoding uncharacterized protein C16orf95 homolog isoform X7, with protein MVPTASTAAALPEPRRALPGALGCPLGLSVSTHSPEGVEAGKCVPGPAEAGAPRRAAGSGQRAAGTPTLTKSTFQTFGKEVCFIDQSMCPVPSTVHQEPICCECQAKCRGYLPVPRFEATLPYWVPLSLRPRKQIQKMVQFNIPKTSEACPCPCHRFGGRLPMPRDQAVMPYWVPQVLRPHKKVVKRQQSFTGIQDSCSGFEVGIFSHCQEHQRELQS; from the exons ATGGTCCCCACCGCCTCCACCGCGGCGGCCCTGCCGGAGCCACGGCGGGCACTTCCGGGGGCCCTCGGGTGTCCGTTGGGTCTGTCAGTCAGCACGCACTCTCCCGAGGGCGTCGAGGCAGGCAAGTGCGTCCCTGGCCCGGCGGAGGCTGGAGCACCCAggcgggcagcgggcagcgggcagcgggcagcgggcaCGCCCACGCTGAC GAAGAGCACATTTCAAACCTTTGGGAAAGAAGTGTGCTTCATAGATCAGTCGAT GTGTCCTGTCCCCAGTACTGTTCATCAAGAGCCCATCTGCTGTGAGTGCCAGGCCAAATGCAGGGGCTACCTGCCGGTGCCCAGGTTTGAGGCGACGTTGCCTTACTGGGTCCCGTTGTCCCTGAGACCCCGAAAGCAG ATCCAAAAGATGGTCCAGTTTAATATCCCTAAAACCTCCGAGGCATGCCCCTGCCCATGCCACCGCTTTGGGGGCCGCCTCCCGATGCCTAGGGATCAGGCAGTGATGCCCTACTGGGTGCCTCAGGTCCTGAGGCCTCACAAGAAG gtgGTGAAAAGGCAGCAGAGTTTTACAGGCATCCAAG ACAGTTGTTCTGGGTTTGAAGTTGGAATCTTCAGCCACTGCCAAGAACATCAACGAGAACTTCAGTCATAA
- the C3H16orf95 gene encoding uncharacterized protein C16orf95 homolog isoform X6 has protein sequence MVPTASTAAALPEPRRALPGALGCPLGLSVSTHSPEGVEAGKCVPGPAEAGAPRRAAGSGQRAAGTPTLTKSTFQTFGKEVCFIDQSMCPVPSTVHQEPICCECQAKCRGYLPVPRFEATLPYWVPLSLRPRKQVVKRQQSFTGIQEPALGLRSWYNRWRICCDGHLLLKWQQLQALHQHEPLAPGKGASIPAPLLPRSLLTLLQAVLRVVVAIRQLFWV, from the exons ATGGTCCCCACCGCCTCCACCGCGGCGGCCCTGCCGGAGCCACGGCGGGCACTTCCGGGGGCCCTCGGGTGTCCGTTGGGTCTGTCAGTCAGCACGCACTCTCCCGAGGGCGTCGAGGCAGGCAAGTGCGTCCCTGGCCCGGCGGAGGCTGGAGCACCCAggcgggcagcgggcagcgggcagcgggcagcgggcaCGCCCACGCTGAC GAAGAGCACATTTCAAACCTTTGGGAAAGAAGTGTGCTTCATAGATCAGTCGAT GTGTCCTGTCCCCAGTACTGTTCATCAAGAGCCCATCTGCTGTGAGTGCCAGGCCAAATGCAGGGGCTACCTGCCGGTGCCCAGGTTTGAGGCGACGTTGCCTTACTGGGTCCCGTTGTCCCTGAGACCCCGAAAGCAG gtgGTGAAAAGGCAGCAGAGTTTTACAGGCATCCAAG AACCTGCCCTGGGCTTGCGTTCCTGGTACAACCGTTGGCGGATCTGCTGTGATGGGCACCTTCTCCTCAAGTGGCAGCAGCTCCAGGCCCTTCACCAGCATGAACCACTGGCCCCAGGGAAGGGAGCGAGCATCccagcccccctcctgccccgcAGCCTCCTGACCCTCCTGCAGGCTGTCCTGAGGGTCGTGGTGGCCATTCG ACAGTTGTTCTGGGTTTGA
- the C3H16orf95 gene encoding uncharacterized protein C16orf95 homolog isoform X2: protein MVPTASTAAALPEPRRALPGALGCPLGLSVSTHSPEGVEAGKCVPGPAEAGAPRRAAGSGQRAAGTPTLTKSTFQTFGKEVCFIDQSMCPVPSTVHQEPICCECQAKCRGYLPVPRFEATLPYWVPLSLRPRKQIQKMVQFNIPKTSEACPCPCHRFGGRLPMPRDQAVMPYWVPQVLRPHKKVVKRQQSFTGIQEPALGLRSWYNRWRICCDGHLLLKWQQLQALHQHEPLAPGKGASIPAPLLPRSLLTLLQAVLRVVVAIRQLFWV from the exons ATGGTCCCCACCGCCTCCACCGCGGCGGCCCTGCCGGAGCCACGGCGGGCACTTCCGGGGGCCCTCGGGTGTCCGTTGGGTCTGTCAGTCAGCACGCACTCTCCCGAGGGCGTCGAGGCAGGCAAGTGCGTCCCTGGCCCGGCGGAGGCTGGAGCACCCAggcgggcagcgggcagcgggcagcgggcagcgggcaCGCCCACGCTGAC GAAGAGCACATTTCAAACCTTTGGGAAAGAAGTGTGCTTCATAGATCAGTCGAT GTGTCCTGTCCCCAGTACTGTTCATCAAGAGCCCATCTGCTGTGAGTGCCAGGCCAAATGCAGGGGCTACCTGCCGGTGCCCAGGTTTGAGGCGACGTTGCCTTACTGGGTCCCGTTGTCCCTGAGACCCCGAAAGCAG ATCCAAAAGATGGTCCAGTTTAATATCCCTAAAACCTCCGAGGCATGCCCCTGCCCATGCCACCGCTTTGGGGGCCGCCTCCCGATGCCTAGGGATCAGGCAGTGATGCCCTACTGGGTGCCTCAGGTCCTGAGGCCTCACAAGAAG gtgGTGAAAAGGCAGCAGAGTTTTACAGGCATCCAAG AACCTGCCCTGGGCTTGCGTTCCTGGTACAACCGTTGGCGGATCTGCTGTGATGGGCACCTTCTCCTCAAGTGGCAGCAGCTCCAGGCCCTTCACCAGCATGAACCACTGGCCCCAGGGAAGGGAGCGAGCATCccagcccccctcctgccccgcAGCCTCCTGACCCTCCTGCAGGCTGTCCTGAGGGTCGTGGTGGCCATTCG ACAGTTGTTCTGGGTTTGA
- the C3H16orf95 gene encoding uncharacterized protein C16orf95 homolog isoform X4: MVPTASTAAALPEPRRALPGALGCPLGLSVSTHSPEGVEAGKCVPGPAEAGAPRRAAGSGQRAAGTPTLTKSTFQTFGKEVCFIDQSMCPVPSTVHQEPICCECQAKCRGYLPVPRFEATLPYWVPLSLRPRKQVVKRQQSFTGIQGPDLLSCLEPALGLRSWYNRWRICCDGHLLLKWQQLQALHQHEPLAPGKGASIPAPLLPRSLLTLLQAVLRVVVAIRQLFWV; this comes from the exons ATGGTCCCCACCGCCTCCACCGCGGCGGCCCTGCCGGAGCCACGGCGGGCACTTCCGGGGGCCCTCGGGTGTCCGTTGGGTCTGTCAGTCAGCACGCACTCTCCCGAGGGCGTCGAGGCAGGCAAGTGCGTCCCTGGCCCGGCGGAGGCTGGAGCACCCAggcgggcagcgggcagcgggcagcgggcagcgggcaCGCCCACGCTGAC GAAGAGCACATTTCAAACCTTTGGGAAAGAAGTGTGCTTCATAGATCAGTCGAT GTGTCCTGTCCCCAGTACTGTTCATCAAGAGCCCATCTGCTGTGAGTGCCAGGCCAAATGCAGGGGCTACCTGCCGGTGCCCAGGTTTGAGGCGACGTTGCCTTACTGGGTCCCGTTGTCCCTGAGACCCCGAAAGCAG gtgGTGAAAAGGCAGCAGAGTTTTACAGGCATCCAAG ggcctgacttGCTTTCTTGCCTAGAACCTGCCCTGGGCTTGCGTTCCTGGTACAACCGTTGGCGGATCTGCTGTGATGGGCACCTTCTCCTCAAGTGGCAGCAGCTCCAGGCCCTTCACCAGCATGAACCACTGGCCCCAGGGAAGGGAGCGAGCATCccagcccccctcctgccccgcAGCCTCCTGACCCTCCTGCAGGCTGTCCTGAGGGTCGTGGTGGCCATTCG ACAGTTGTTCTGGGTTTGA
- the C3H16orf95 gene encoding uncharacterized protein C16orf95 homolog isoform X3 — MVPTASTAAALPEPRRALPGALGCPLGLSVSTHSPEGVEAGKKSTFQTFGKEVCFIDQSMCPVPSTVHQEPICCECQAKCRGYLPVPRFEATLPYWVPLSLRPRKQIQKMVQFNIPKTSEACPCPCHRFGGRLPMPRDQAVMPYWVPQVLRPHKKVVKRQQSFTGIQGPDLLSCLEPALGLRSWYNRWRICCDGHLLLKWQQLQALHQHEPLAPGKGASIPAPLLPRSLLTLLQAVLRVVVAIRQLFWV; from the exons ATGGTCCCCACCGCCTCCACCGCGGCGGCCCTGCCGGAGCCACGGCGGGCACTTCCGGGGGCCCTCGGGTGTCCGTTGGGTCTGTCAGTCAGCACGCACTCTCCCGAGGGCGTCGAGGCAGGCAA GAAGAGCACATTTCAAACCTTTGGGAAAGAAGTGTGCTTCATAGATCAGTCGAT GTGTCCTGTCCCCAGTACTGTTCATCAAGAGCCCATCTGCTGTGAGTGCCAGGCCAAATGCAGGGGCTACCTGCCGGTGCCCAGGTTTGAGGCGACGTTGCCTTACTGGGTCCCGTTGTCCCTGAGACCCCGAAAGCAG ATCCAAAAGATGGTCCAGTTTAATATCCCTAAAACCTCCGAGGCATGCCCCTGCCCATGCCACCGCTTTGGGGGCCGCCTCCCGATGCCTAGGGATCAGGCAGTGATGCCCTACTGGGTGCCTCAGGTCCTGAGGCCTCACAAGAAG gtgGTGAAAAGGCAGCAGAGTTTTACAGGCATCCAAG ggcctgacttGCTTTCTTGCCTAGAACCTGCCCTGGGCTTGCGTTCCTGGTACAACCGTTGGCGGATCTGCTGTGATGGGCACCTTCTCCTCAAGTGGCAGCAGCTCCAGGCCCTTCACCAGCATGAACCACTGGCCCCAGGGAAGGGAGCGAGCATCccagcccccctcctgccccgcAGCCTCCTGACCCTCCTGCAGGCTGTCCTGAGGGTCGTGGTGGCCATTCG ACAGTTGTTCTGGGTTTGA
- the C3H16orf95 gene encoding uncharacterized protein C16orf95 homolog isoform X1, translating to MVPTASTAAALPEPRRALPGALGCPLGLSVSTHSPEGVEAGKCVPGPAEAGAPRRAAGSGQRAAGTPTLTKSTFQTFGKEVCFIDQSMCPVPSTVHQEPICCECQAKCRGYLPVPRFEATLPYWVPLSLRPRKQIQKMVQFNIPKTSEACPCPCHRFGGRLPMPRDQAVMPYWVPQVLRPHKKVVKRQQSFTGIQGPDLLSCLEPALGLRSWYNRWRICCDGHLLLKWQQLQALHQHEPLAPGKGASIPAPLLPRSLLTLLQAVLRVVVAIRQLFWV from the exons ATGGTCCCCACCGCCTCCACCGCGGCGGCCCTGCCGGAGCCACGGCGGGCACTTCCGGGGGCCCTCGGGTGTCCGTTGGGTCTGTCAGTCAGCACGCACTCTCCCGAGGGCGTCGAGGCAGGCAAGTGCGTCCCTGGCCCGGCGGAGGCTGGAGCACCCAggcgggcagcgggcagcgggcagcgggcagcgggcaCGCCCACGCTGAC GAAGAGCACATTTCAAACCTTTGGGAAAGAAGTGTGCTTCATAGATCAGTCGAT GTGTCCTGTCCCCAGTACTGTTCATCAAGAGCCCATCTGCTGTGAGTGCCAGGCCAAATGCAGGGGCTACCTGCCGGTGCCCAGGTTTGAGGCGACGTTGCCTTACTGGGTCCCGTTGTCCCTGAGACCCCGAAAGCAG ATCCAAAAGATGGTCCAGTTTAATATCCCTAAAACCTCCGAGGCATGCCCCTGCCCATGCCACCGCTTTGGGGGCCGCCTCCCGATGCCTAGGGATCAGGCAGTGATGCCCTACTGGGTGCCTCAGGTCCTGAGGCCTCACAAGAAG gtgGTGAAAAGGCAGCAGAGTTTTACAGGCATCCAAG ggcctgacttGCTTTCTTGCCTAGAACCTGCCCTGGGCTTGCGTTCCTGGTACAACCGTTGGCGGATCTGCTGTGATGGGCACCTTCTCCTCAAGTGGCAGCAGCTCCAGGCCCTTCACCAGCATGAACCACTGGCCCCAGGGAAGGGAGCGAGCATCccagcccccctcctgccccgcAGCCTCCTGACCCTCCTGCAGGCTGTCCTGAGGGTCGTGGTGGCCATTCG ACAGTTGTTCTGGGTTTGA
- the C3H16orf95 gene encoding uncharacterized protein C16orf95 homolog isoform X5, with protein sequence MGRIGGDDGACDLTRKSTFQTFGKEVCFIDQSMCPVPSTVHQEPICCECQAKCRGYLPVPRFEATLPYWVPLSLRPRKQIQKMVQFNIPKTSEACPCPCHRFGGRLPMPRDQAVMPYWVPQVLRPHKKVVKRQQSFTGIQGPDLLSCLEPALGLRSWYNRWRICCDGHLLLKWQQLQALHQHEPLAPGKGASIPAPLLPRSLLTLLQAVLRVVVAIRQLFWV encoded by the exons ATGGGGAGAATAGGGGGTGACGATGGAGCCTGCGATCTCACAAG GAAGAGCACATTTCAAACCTTTGGGAAAGAAGTGTGCTTCATAGATCAGTCGAT GTGTCCTGTCCCCAGTACTGTTCATCAAGAGCCCATCTGCTGTGAGTGCCAGGCCAAATGCAGGGGCTACCTGCCGGTGCCCAGGTTTGAGGCGACGTTGCCTTACTGGGTCCCGTTGTCCCTGAGACCCCGAAAGCAG ATCCAAAAGATGGTCCAGTTTAATATCCCTAAAACCTCCGAGGCATGCCCCTGCCCATGCCACCGCTTTGGGGGCCGCCTCCCGATGCCTAGGGATCAGGCAGTGATGCCCTACTGGGTGCCTCAGGTCCTGAGGCCTCACAAGAAG gtgGTGAAAAGGCAGCAGAGTTTTACAGGCATCCAAG ggcctgacttGCTTTCTTGCCTAGAACCTGCCCTGGGCTTGCGTTCCTGGTACAACCGTTGGCGGATCTGCTGTGATGGGCACCTTCTCCTCAAGTGGCAGCAGCTCCAGGCCCTTCACCAGCATGAACCACTGGCCCCAGGGAAGGGAGCGAGCATCccagcccccctcctgccccgcAGCCTCCTGACCCTCCTGCAGGCTGTCCTGAGGGTCGTGGTGGCCATTCG ACAGTTGTTCTGGGTTTGA